The following are from one region of the Leptolyngbyaceae cyanobacterium genome:
- a CDS encoding glycosyltransferase, producing the protein MKQVRETLDMHLPSFSIVLETENLANADLKGLSKSLASLANQDLSLTNANEVLLLDSGDTPPDLLNCLCQQYPWIKVHQIQLSAGYYQAKMLGAQIATGEIVVYSDSDCIYQSNWLRNILTPFTQSDDIKIVAGETRTRGKGPYGTAMALTYIFPQYSGEEGLVKTSQYFLNNVAFQRDFLLRQPIPAELPLYRGNCVIHACNLLHQGYTIWQQPQAKATHAPPNGLSHFFWRFLLMGHDYYWQKYLLAKANNFSVNPASFPTKYKSISANSFHKKLPDEFMFGLKGKIKIFFERFQGMLAENPLNLIYLPLAVPIVIAAMTLIAIGYIITLFKPHYLLKVYEEILGEA; encoded by the coding sequence ATGAAACAGGTACGGGAAACATTAGATATGCACTTACCGAGTTTTTCGATCGTATTAGAGACAGAAAACTTAGCAAATGCCGATCTCAAAGGTTTATCCAAGTCTTTGGCTTCGCTGGCAAATCAAGACTTGTCACTGACTAATGCCAACGAGGTTTTGCTGCTGGATAGCGGCGATACGCCTCCCGACTTGCTAAACTGCCTGTGCCAGCAATATCCTTGGATTAAAGTACACCAAATCCAGTTATCCGCAGGCTACTACCAGGCAAAGATGCTAGGGGCTCAGATCGCTACTGGGGAAATAGTAGTTTACTCTGATTCTGATTGCATCTACCAAAGCAACTGGTTGAGAAATATTCTCACTCCATTTACCCAAAGTGATGATATCAAAATCGTAGCCGGAGAAACTAGGACGCGGGGTAAAGGCCCTTACGGTACGGCAATGGCACTCACCTACATTTTTCCCCAATACTCCGGTGAAGAAGGTTTAGTAAAAACATCTCAATATTTTCTCAACAATGTTGCCTTCCAACGAGATTTTTTATTACGCCAACCAATTCCTGCCGAACTGCCTCTTTATCGTGGTAACTGCGTGATTCATGCCTGCAACCTGCTTCACCAGGGTTACACCATTTGGCAACAACCACAGGCTAAGGCAACTCACGCACCACCTAATGGTTTATCTCACTTCTTCTGGCGTTTTTTACTCATGGGTCACGATTATTATTGGCAGAAATACTTGTTAGCAAAAGCTAATAATTTTTCTGTTAATCCTGCTAGTTTTCCTACTAAATATAAATCAATTTCAGCTAATTCTTTCCATAAGAAATTACCCGATGAATTTATGTTTGGACTCAAAGGAAAAATAAAAATTTTCTTCGAGCGGTTTCAAGGTATGTTAGCAGAAAACCCACTTAATTTAATTTATTTACCTTTGGCTGTTCCTATAGTAATTGCTGCCATGACTTTGATTGCGATCGGTTATATTATCACTCTCTTCAAACCCCATTACTTACTAAAGGTTTATGAAGAAATTTTGGGCGAAGCTTAG
- a CDS encoding peptidoglycan-binding protein, which translates to MNTKTAFVSVSTDPALTGPNLYPWDFGTAVAELQELLRAHGFVLKVDGDFGSMTEAAVKAFQRQQGLRIDGVVGVKTWAALKSTVQSGTRILREGRTGADVYEMQGLLRVYGYQVPRDGIFDIRTKQAVIAFQEKHKLKPDGIVDSISWTVLRGGSPLPTPPQQTGWFFNFRKWW; encoded by the coding sequence ATGAATACCAAAACTGCATTTGTCAGTGTCTCTACCGACCCAGCTTTAACAGGGCCAAATTTATATCCTTGGGATTTTGGGACTGCGGTAGCTGAGTTGCAAGAACTCTTAAGGGCGCATGGGTTTGTCCTTAAAGTAGATGGAGACTTTGGTAGCATGACGGAAGCTGCTGTCAAGGCATTCCAACGTCAACAAGGATTGAGAATTGATGGTGTTGTAGGTGTCAAGACTTGGGCGGCTTTAAAGTCAACAGTTCAGTCTGGAACTCGGATTTTGAGGGAAGGGCGGACTGGTGCAGATGTATATGAAATGCAAGGTTTGTTAAGAGTTTACGGCTATCAAGTTCCACGAGATGGCATTTTTGATATTCGCACTAAGCAAGCAGTAATTGCTTTTCAAGAAAAACATAAATTAAAACCTGACGGTATAGTAGATTCGATAAGTTGGACGGTATTGCGAGGTGGTTCTCCCCTACCAACACCTCCTCAACAGACGGGCTGGTTTTTCAATTTCCGTAAATGGTGGTGA
- a CDS encoding glycosyltransferase, protein MAGRWYGIALTLLSYLSCEFAIGWCLMMIALETLLVILISGSIVFYLACILFTRQFFASTPQITDPNDAPVSILVPVCGVDAGAWENWSSLCTQNYQEYEVLFGVKDFDDPAVPVLKELVAKFSDRARLFVGLEPRGINHKDSNLSYLLEEAKHEVIIFADSDIRVNADYIRTVTAPLSDKEVGMVTCAYVGRNPESLGAALASFGRCFDFIPSASIARAMDGGVRFAIGVTIATRRSTLADYGGLHLNRIGSDYNLGKRAAMAGYRVELSRYVLDSDTGGESIGEVFRRELRWARTIRFNRGPIYYTMVFCYGTVFCIPLLLLSGFAGWAIALTLITYIIRYIQVLVALSIMNCPKLLPWLWAVPLRDLLSLIIWARGAYGQQVYWRGRWLQVEGDGLLKEGLKKG, encoded by the coding sequence TTGGCCGGAAGGTGGTACGGTATAGCCTTAACGCTTCTCTCTTATCTAAGCTGTGAATTTGCGATCGGTTGGTGTTTGATGATGATTGCTTTAGAGACCCTGCTAGTTATTTTGATTAGTGGTTCGATCGTCTTTTATCTTGCTTGTATTTTATTCACCCGTCAATTCTTTGCATCGACTCCCCAAATTACAGATCCGAACGATGCACCAGTATCGATTTTAGTACCGGTGTGCGGTGTAGATGCGGGGGCGTGGGAAAATTGGTCATCGTTGTGCACCCAGAATTATCAAGAATATGAAGTGCTGTTTGGGGTAAAAGACTTCGACGATCCCGCCGTTCCCGTTCTTAAGGAATTGGTGGCGAAATTTTCCGACCGGGCGCGGCTTTTTGTCGGCTTAGAACCTCGCGGCATCAATCATAAGGATAGCAACCTGAGTTATCTGTTAGAGGAGGCGAAGCACGAAGTTATTATTTTTGCCGATAGCGATATTCGGGTAAATGCTGATTATATTCGTACTGTCACTGCGCCTTTAAGTGACAAAGAAGTTGGCATGGTTACTTGTGCATACGTGGGACGAAATCCGGAGTCTTTGGGTGCGGCTTTAGCTTCTTTCGGTCGTTGCTTTGATTTTATTCCCAGTGCTTCGATCGCGCGGGCAATGGATGGGGGCGTGCGATTTGCGATCGGCGTTACGATCGCCACCCGCAGATCGACTTTAGCAGACTATGGCGGCTTGCATCTCAACCGAATCGGGTCAGATTATAACCTTGGCAAAAGGGCAGCAATGGCTGGGTATCGAGTGGAACTTTCCCGCTACGTGCTGGATTCCGATACGGGAGGTGAGAGTATCGGGGAGGTTTTTCGGCGGGAGTTGCGTTGGGCGAGAACGATCCGTTTTAATCGCGGCCCCATATATTACACTATGGTGTTTTGCTACGGTACGGTTTTCTGTATTCCTTTACTGTTGTTGTCGGGATTTGCTGGATGGGCGATCGCACTTACTCTCATCACTTACATCATCCGCTACATCCAAGTTTTAGTTGCCCTTTCTATTATGAATTGTCCTAAACTATTACCCTGGCTATGGGCAGTACCTTTGCGAGATTTGCTCAGTTTAATTATTTGGGCTAGAGGCGCATACGGACAGCAAGTATATTGGCGCGGACGATGGTTACAAGTAGAAGGAGATGGTTTGTTGAAAGAGGGGCTAAAGAAAGGATGA
- a CDS encoding DUF4126 domain-containing protein, with translation MIELLAALSAAAAVGMGRIALPLLLIGLLQGENLWSRVPFLSLIPPQVVVGVLTSWSLFELFASKKLLGQRVLQIIHLLCSPIVGSIMGVAIAEAADASGWLIILISIVGGLLALVLQLVQVGWFFRLRGLPLWAVFVQDALCVVLVLLALDAPRQGGLIAMILLWLAIRSSSEWYRWYKQKKLAPRQEPN, from the coding sequence ATGATCGAACTCTTAGCCGCGCTCTCTGCTGCTGCTGCGGTGGGAATGGGGAGAATTGCCCTACCCCTACTCTTAATCGGACTGTTGCAGGGAGAAAATCTTTGGTCTCGCGTACCGTTTCTTTCTCTGATCCCTCCACAGGTAGTGGTGGGAGTCCTCACCAGTTGGTCTTTATTTGAACTGTTTGCCTCGAAAAAACTATTGGGACAGCGAGTGCTGCAAATTATCCATCTTTTATGCAGTCCAATTGTCGGATCGATTATGGGAGTTGCGATCGCCGAAGCTGCTGACGCCTCTGGGTGGTTAATTATTTTAATTAGTATAGTTGGTGGTTTGTTGGCTCTAGTACTCCAACTGGTCCAAGTTGGTTGGTTTTTTCGGCTGCGGGGTCTACCCTTATGGGCTGTTTTTGTCCAGGATGCTTTATGCGTAGTACTGGTTTTATTAGCTTTGGATGCCCCCAGACAAGGAGGCTTAATTGCCATGATCCTTTTATGGTTGGCAATTCGCAGTTCGAGTGAGTGGTATCGCTGGTATAAACAAAAAAAGCTAGCCCCGCGACAGGAGCCTAATTGA
- a CDS encoding cyclic peptide export ABC transporter translates to MNLIYFLLHSSWKMVAVAIVTGFLSGSSSAGLIALITHAFGNSTASSYTVLAWGFVGLALVALLTSIISQVVLIRLSQDAVFKMQMRLSRQILSSELNHLEQLGTPRLLATLTEDVQAISNAVFIVPFLCINLAIVAGCLVYVTWLSWQVLAMILVLLVIALGSSNLFMKRARKLLTLAREEQDLLFNQFRTISEGIKELKLHYQRRQDFLKEDLEPTAALFRHHNVGGLTLFAINASWGKMIFFFAIGAVLFVLPNLMQINQPTLSAYVLTFTYLIAPMESIMNKLPLLSKAGVALQKIEMLGLSLANRAETSTQSSSLSPKSPEEKIHTSWRYLEMKGVTHTYGSDREDVNFTLGPINLRFSPGELIFIIGGNGSGKSTLAKLITGLYTPETGEIYFDGQPIDRQNREWYRQHFSVVFSDFYLFDRLLGFEGKELDREAQHYLKQLQLDRKVKVEGGRLSTTALSQGQRKRLALLTAYLEDRPIYLFDEWAADQDPIFKEIFYTQFLPKLRERGKTVLVISHDDQYFDLADRTIKLNYGKIVHDSALV, encoded by the coding sequence ATGAATCTAATTTACTTTCTCCTTCATTCGTCCTGGAAAATGGTGGCTGTAGCGATCGTCACCGGATTTTTGAGCGGTAGCAGTAGCGCGGGCTTGATAGCCTTGATTACCCACGCCTTCGGTAACAGTACTGCTTCTTCATACACGGTACTGGCTTGGGGTTTTGTCGGGCTAGCGTTGGTAGCACTGCTTACCAGTATCATTTCTCAGGTGGTGCTGATTCGCTTATCTCAGGATGCGGTATTTAAAATGCAAATGCGCCTGAGTCGTCAAATTCTCTCGTCCGAATTAAATCATTTGGAACAACTAGGCACGCCTCGACTATTAGCAACCCTGACAGAGGACGTGCAAGCAATTTCTAATGCTGTTTTTATCGTTCCTTTCCTCTGTATTAATCTTGCCATCGTCGCCGGGTGTTTGGTATACGTTACTTGGCTTTCTTGGCAAGTATTGGCAATGATTTTAGTTTTGTTAGTCATTGCTTTGGGTAGTTCTAATTTGTTCATGAAAAGAGCCAGAAAATTGTTAACTCTTGCTCGTGAAGAACAAGACTTGCTGTTTAACCAGTTTCGCACGATCTCGGAAGGTATCAAAGAATTAAAGCTGCATTATCAAAGGCGTCAAGATTTTTTAAAAGAAGATTTAGAACCAACGGCTGCTTTGTTTCGCCATCACAATGTAGGCGGTTTAACCCTATTTGCGATTAATGCTAGCTGGGGGAAGATGATTTTCTTTTTTGCGATCGGTGCTGTTTTATTCGTGCTTCCCAATTTAATGCAAATTAACCAGCCTACTCTCTCTGCTTACGTGCTGACTTTCACTTATTTGATCGCACCGATGGAGAGCATTATGAACAAACTGCCTCTATTAAGTAAGGCGGGTGTGGCTTTGCAAAAAATTGAAATGCTTGGGTTATCTTTAGCAAATCGAGCGGAAACATCAACGCAATCATCTTCGCTTAGTCCTAAATCGCCAGAGGAAAAAATTCACACTTCCTGGCGTTATTTAGAAATGAAAGGCGTCACTCATACTTATGGCAGCGATCGCGAAGACGTTAACTTTACTCTTGGCCCGATTAACTTGCGATTTTCACCGGGAGAACTGATATTTATTATTGGTGGAAATGGTAGCGGTAAATCTACTTTAGCTAAGTTGATTACCGGACTTTACACTCCGGAAACGGGAGAAATTTACTTTGACGGACAACCGATCGATCGACAAAATCGCGAGTGGTATCGCCAGCATTTTTCAGTAGTTTTTTCGGATTTTTATTTGTTCGATCGGCTTTTGGGATTTGAAGGAAAAGAGTTAGATCGGGAAGCCCAACATTATTTAAAGCAGTTGCAACTTGACCGAAAAGTGAAAGTTGAAGGGGGAAGGCTTTCGACAACTGCACTTTCCCAAGGACAGCGCAAAAGACTGGCTTTGTTAACTGCTTATTTGGAAGATAGACCGATTTATTTATTCGATGAATGGGCGGCGGATCAAGACCCGATTTTCAAGGAAATTTTCTATACTCAGTTTTTACCTAAGCTGAGGGAACGGGGTAAAACGGTGTTAGTAATTAGTCACGATGACCAATATTTTGATTTAGCCGATCGCACGATCAAACTCAACTACGGCAAGATAGTTCATGATAGTGCTTTGGTTTGA